In Mariluticola halotolerans, one DNA window encodes the following:
- a CDS encoding molybdopterin-dependent oxidoreductase gives MTRLGPYVIAAAIALALPAHADNMAPLPEPQGDIVLTVSGLVEQTNVGTEAVFDMEMLRALPATSFETSTIWTEGVREFTGVQLSDLLALTGAGGETLKATAINDYAVDIPVSDAVEGGPILAYEIDGAEMSVRERGPLWVVYPYDHNGEYRSETIYSRSIWQLTRIEVME, from the coding sequence ATGACCAGATTGGGACCATACGTCATCGCCGCCGCTATAGCTCTGGCACTACCTGCCCATGCCGACAATATGGCACCATTGCCAGAACCGCAGGGAGACATCGTGTTGACCGTCTCCGGCCTTGTGGAGCAAACCAATGTCGGCACTGAAGCGGTGTTCGACATGGAAATGCTCAGGGCACTGCCTGCCACGAGCTTTGAAACCAGCACAATCTGGACTGAAGGTGTGCGTGAGTTCACCGGCGTGCAATTGTCGGATTTACTGGCCCTGACCGGCGCGGGTGGAGAAACTTTGAAAGCGACCGCGATCAACGATTATGCGGTCGATATCCCTGTAAGTGACGCTGTCGAGGGCGGGCCGATCCTTGCCTATGAAATTGACGGCGCGGAAATGTCGGTGCGCGAGCGGGGGCCGCTTTGGGTCGTTTATCCCTACGATCACAACGGCGAATATAGATCTGAAACCATCTATTCCCGCAGCATCTGGCAGCTGACCCGTATCGAGGTCATGGAGTAG
- a CDS encoding efflux RND transporter periplasmic adaptor subunit gives MNADANSPDTRKDDDGKPDWAMNARERENAERRAKGLPVKRRRWPLIVAALIVLAIVGWIVFAPKPAPEPEVAGLETPTVMQLNGMEVTTIARQNLEQTIKVSGALKPSVQSQLSSQVSGRIDTVAVRPGDSVAKGDLLAQVDVENLTIQLAQQKSTADATRAQLELARSQLARTRTLSERGLSSDSVLEQGQSNVDALAANLAAQEGQIEAAEISLANATITAPFDGVVATRMVEPGQLVSTGAAILTLVDLARMEMQAIVPVGAGTRVKPGQRVYIKVDGIDGAQFEGVVDRINPVALEGTRALPVYVMIDNADQQLRGGMFATGQIVVAEREDGLAVPALALREDPGGTYVLKIADGQLVRQSVTSDQQWAGGRLAGITEGLVEGDVIVSASLPELRAGDAVQVVGE, from the coding sequence ATGAATGCAGATGCAAATTCTCCGGATACCCGCAAAGATGATGATGGCAAGCCGGACTGGGCCATGAATGCCCGCGAGCGCGAAAACGCAGAGCGTCGCGCCAAGGGCCTGCCGGTTAAAAGGCGGCGCTGGCCCCTGATTGTGGCGGCGCTGATTGTGTTGGCAATTGTCGGCTGGATTGTTTTCGCCCCGAAACCGGCACCAGAGCCCGAGGTTGCGGGCCTCGAAACACCAACAGTCATGCAGCTCAACGGGATGGAGGTGACAACCATTGCCCGCCAGAATCTTGAGCAGACGATCAAGGTGAGCGGTGCCCTCAAACCGAGTGTGCAATCGCAATTGTCGTCACAGGTTTCTGGCCGTATCGATACCGTCGCCGTGCGGCCCGGTGACAGCGTTGCCAAGGGTGATCTGCTGGCGCAGGTGGATGTGGAGAACCTGACCATCCAGCTGGCGCAGCAAAAAAGCACAGCCGATGCGACAAGGGCCCAGCTTGAGCTGGCCCGCAGCCAACTCGCCCGTACCCGCACCTTGTCCGAACGGGGCCTCTCCTCCGATTCCGTGCTCGAACAGGGGCAATCCAATGTGGATGCGCTTGCCGCCAATCTTGCCGCACAGGAAGGCCAGATTGAAGCCGCAGAGATATCCCTCGCCAATGCCACGATTACCGCGCCGTTTGATGGTGTGGTGGCGACCCGCATGGTGGAGCCGGGACAGCTCGTGTCCACCGGTGCCGCGATTTTGACGCTGGTTGATCTGGCCCGCATGGAAATGCAGGCCATTGTGCCGGTTGGCGCGGGCACGCGGGTGAAACCCGGACAGCGCGTCTACATCAAGGTTGATGGCATTGACGGGGCGCAGTTTGAGGGCGTGGTCGACCGTATAAACCCCGTGGCGCTGGAAGGCACGCGCGCGCTGCCGGTCTATGTCATGATCGACAATGCCGATCAGCAGCTGCGCGGCGGCATGTTTGCCACCGGCCAGATTGTTGTTGCCGAGCGTGAAGATGGTCTGGCGGTTCCCGCACTTGCCCTGCGCGAGGACCCCGGCGGGACCTATGTGCTCAAAATCGCCGATGGCCAACTGGTGCGCCAGAGCGTGACCAGCGACCAGCAATGGGCGGGTGGCCGGCTGGCCGGCATTACCGAGGGCCTTGTCGAAGGCGATGTGATTGTCAGCGCCTCCCTGCCTGAATTGCGCGCGGGCGACGCCGTGCAGGTCGTTGGGGAATAG
- a CDS encoding hybrid sensor histidine kinase/response regulator, which produces MSLRSGFARICPTGNARICALFLASLLFLGAFVYFALQVKTELKALESAPRDNLHWTLSQLEVDLLVLLSRGEAVADSGAEALPEFRRRFDTFYSRVTTLEQGAFMRSVADDSSIRQNIKLIIAPLNAAIPVIDGPDAALLSAVAELTAEFRALLPVVRAISLTGVDLFAQRSDESRSAFTLLLLQTAFAGLVLVLALGVSIYFLFRQYRISVRKSEQIASASSRLKQTIDASQDPIIVTDAEKRIVEYNPAAIRVFGIDRDQAVGSDFVDRLMAPDLSDEERAALDKLLSAGPGVIPRLVSRARRLDGTEFAAELSVGAARSDTGPIHIAYIRDISRRREAERAIVEARDKALAADRAKSDFLAVMSHEMRTPLNGVIGVLQILQETGLTDEQQRLVGLAENASEILLHHVNDVLDIARIEAGTLHFAEEPLDVPALAGDVVDLCQPDARNSDTTIRLQADLRDQPLLSDPVRLRQILLNLISNAVKFSPGGHVTVSITEKRRPGGRPIVKLIVADDGIGIDLADQQRIFDDFVTLDPSFNRPAMGVGLGLGITRRLIEGMGGNIKLASAPGEGSVFTVELPMQIAPAATELQPVATRGADNAGQGAAVLVVEDNDTNRLIVSHMLAQQDCVVVEAANGTEGIRLANARRFDLILMDVSMPGVDGIEATKAIKSAGGASTRTPIIGLTAHTSFQKRQVHEKAGFDGCLLKPLRRDKLMEILAGLSDPGWNTWQADAADINIAAGEWFDPDIFGELAGILPAETLAARINMFSAELAAGLRDIEMHMRNDQRRAAAETAHRMVGTAAFLGAHKLEKALREIEASLETQASDQVASQCAAVADIAANTFVALRRCLRAGTQERRADTATA; this is translated from the coding sequence GTGTCCCTCAGATCCGGATTCGCCAGGATTTGTCCCACGGGCAACGCGCGTATCTGTGCGCTTTTTCTGGCGAGTTTGTTGTTCCTCGGCGCGTTCGTCTATTTCGCATTGCAGGTGAAAACCGAACTGAAAGCGCTGGAAAGCGCGCCGCGCGACAACCTGCACTGGACCTTGTCGCAGCTGGAGGTGGATCTTCTGGTATTGCTGTCGCGTGGCGAGGCTGTTGCCGATAGCGGTGCCGAAGCCCTGCCTGAGTTCCGGCGGCGTTTCGATACCTTCTATAGCCGTGTCACCACACTGGAGCAGGGCGCGTTCATGCGGTCGGTGGCCGATGACAGTAGCATCAGGCAGAACATCAAGCTGATCATTGCGCCGCTCAATGCCGCCATCCCGGTGATTGACGGGCCGGATGCGGCCTTGCTGTCGGCGGTGGCGGAACTGACGGCAGAATTCCGCGCCTTGCTGCCTGTAGTGCGGGCGATTTCCCTGACGGGTGTTGACCTGTTTGCCCAGCGTTCTGACGAAAGCCGGTCCGCCTTCACGCTTTTGCTGCTGCAAACCGCTTTTGCCGGGCTTGTTCTCGTTCTGGCTCTGGGGGTGTCGATCTATTTTCTGTTCCGGCAATACAGGATATCGGTGCGTAAATCCGAACAGATCGCCAGCGCCAGCAGCCGTCTCAAGCAAACCATTGATGCATCGCAGGACCCGATCATCGTGACGGATGCCGAAAAACGGATTGTTGAATACAATCCCGCCGCCATCCGCGTTTTCGGCATTGACCGCGATCAGGCGGTGGGGAGTGACTTCGTTGACCGGTTGATGGCACCCGACTTGTCTGATGAGGAACGCGCGGCGCTGGATAAATTGCTGTCAGCCGGGCCGGGGGTTATCCCGCGTCTGGTCTCCCGCGCCAGGCGTTTGGATGGCACGGAATTCGCCGCCGAACTGTCTGTAGGTGCGGCCAGAAGCGATACCGGCCCGATTCACATCGCCTATATCCGCGATATTTCCCGCCGCCGTGAAGCCGAGCGGGCCATTGTGGAGGCGCGCGACAAGGCGCTGGCCGCTGACCGTGCGAAATCCGACTTTCTGGCGGTCATGAGCCATGAAATGCGCACCCCGCTGAATGGTGTGATCGGCGTCTTGCAAATCCTGCAGGAAACCGGCCTAACCGACGAGCAGCAACGGCTTGTCGGTCTGGCGGAAAATGCCAGTGAAATCCTGCTGCACCACGTCAATGATGTTCTGGACATTGCGCGCATTGAAGCGGGGACGCTGCATTTTGCAGAGGAGCCGCTCGATGTACCGGCTCTGGCCGGGGACGTTGTGGACCTGTGCCAGCCCGACGCGCGCAATAGCGATACCACGATCCGGTTGCAGGCCGATCTTCGTGATCAGCCTTTGCTCAGCGACCCGGTGCGCCTGCGCCAGATCCTGCTGAACCTGATCAGCAATGCGGTAAAATTCAGCCCGGGCGGCCATGTGACCGTATCGATCACCGAAAAAAGGCGTCCCGGAGGCCGCCCCATCGTCAAACTGATTGTCGCGGATGACGGGATTGGCATTGATCTGGCGGATCAGCAGCGGATTTTCGACGACTTCGTGACACTGGATCCCTCGTTTAATCGCCCCGCTATGGGCGTCGGGCTGGGGCTGGGAATTACGCGACGGCTTATTGAGGGGATGGGCGGCAATATAAAATTGGCCAGCGCTCCGGGTGAGGGCAGCGTGTTCACGGTGGAACTGCCCATGCAGATCGCCCCGGCGGCGACTGAACTGCAACCTGTCGCCACGCGCGGGGCAGACAATGCCGGGCAGGGCGCTGCCGTTCTGGTTGTTGAAGACAATGACACCAACCGGCTTATTGTCAGCCATATGCTCGCCCAACAGGACTGTGTGGTGGTTGAGGCCGCAAATGGCACCGAAGGCATTCGGCTTGCAAACGCGCGCCGTTTCGACCTCATCCTGATGGATGTCAGCATGCCGGGCGTTGACGGGATAGAGGCGACCAAAGCGATCAAGAGCGCGGGAGGCGCATCCACCCGCACGCCGATCATCGGCCTGACGGCCCATACCTCCTTTCAAAAAAGGCAGGTGCATGAGAAGGCGGGCTTTGACGGCTGCCTGTTAAAACCGCTGCGCCGGGACAAATTGATGGAAATCCTTGCCGGGCTTTCGGACCCAGGCTGGAACACATGGCAGGCGGACGCGGCGGATATCAATATCGCCGCAGGTGAATGGTTCGACCCCGATATATTTGGCGAACTGGCCGGGATTTTGCCCGCAGAAACGCTTGCAGCCCGAATCAACATGTTTTCAGCGGAACTCGCCGCCGGTCTGCGGGATATCGAGATGCACATGCGCAATGATCAGCGCCGCGCCGCCGCAGAGACAGCACATCGAATGGTGGGCACGGCAGCGTTTCTCGGAGCACATAAACTGGAAAAGGCCCTGCGCGAGATCGAGGCGTCCCTCGAGACGCAGGCAAGTGACCAGGTTGCCAGCCAGTGCGCAGCCGTCGCCGATATTGCAGCCAACACATTCGTGGCGTTACGGCGCTGCCTGAGAGCCGGGACGCAGGAGCGACGGGCGGACACTGCAACGGCATAA
- a CDS encoding GbsR/MarR family transcriptional regulator, whose amino-acid sequence MNDAADKFIEKMGLVSQGEGGPRIAGRIFGLMIVEGRAFSLQEIAERLEISKASASTNARLLANRGVLRLTSRKGVRQDFYELVPDPYRQMIQTVSEGMASIATEIAEAEADFPEDESGAKTRVRELVAFYRETADVFAAWAAKSQPGSKPR is encoded by the coding sequence ATGAACGATGCTGCGGACAAGTTTATCGAGAAAATGGGCCTGGTCAGCCAGGGCGAGGGTGGGCCGCGTATTGCCGGGCGCATATTCGGCCTGATGATTGTTGAGGGGCGTGCCTTCAGCCTGCAGGAAATTGCGGAACGGCTGGAAATCAGCAAGGCCAGCGCCAGCACCAATGCGCGCCTGCTTGCCAACAGGGGCGTTTTGCGTCTGACCAGCCGGAAAGGCGTGCGTCAGGATTTCTACGAGCTTGTGCCTGATCCATATCGTCAGATGATCCAGACGGTCAGCGAGGGCATGGCCAGTATTGCCACAGAGATTGCCGAAGCCGAGGCGGACTTTCCCGAGGATGAAAGTGGCGCAAAGACGCGGGTGCGGGAACTTGTTGCATTTTATCGGGAAACCGCCGACGTTTTCGCGGCATGGGCCGCCAAGTCACAACCAGGCAGTAAGCCGCGGTAG
- a CDS encoding response regulator, whose amino-acid sequence MRILIADDHDLVREMIADVLEREAECTVAHAASIDAVIEVLKQSEPFDLIFLDYQMPGMNELAGMRLVMRTAPDTPVALLSGVANKTVAQRAIDGGAKGFVPKTMKARSLVNAVKFMVAGEVFLPVNFMTGADQAPESATALGLTKRELEVLAGLCEGMSNKEIGLRLDLQEVTVKLHVKTLTRKMNAKNRTHAAMLARDMALLAG is encoded by the coding sequence ATGCGAATACTTATTGCGGATGACCATGATCTCGTTCGAGAAATGATTGCCGATGTTCTGGAACGGGAGGCAGAATGCACGGTTGCCCATGCGGCCAGCATTGATGCGGTCATCGAGGTGCTCAAGCAGAGCGAACCGTTTGATTTGATCTTTCTTGATTACCAGATGCCGGGCATGAATGAACTCGCCGGCATGCGTCTGGTCATGCGCACAGCGCCGGACACACCCGTAGCCCTGCTCTCCGGGGTCGCCAACAAAACCGTGGCCCAGCGCGCCATAGACGGCGGCGCAAAAGGCTTTGTGCCCAAGACCATGAAAGCGCGCTCGCTGGTCAACGCTGTCAAATTCATGGTGGCGGGCGAGGTTTTTCTGCCCGTCAATTTCATGACCGGCGCGGATCAGGCGCCTGAAAGCGCCACCGCACTCGGCCTCACCAAGCGCGAGCTTGAGGTATTGGCCGGGCTTTGCGAGGGCATGTCGAACAAGGAGATCGGTCTGCGTCTCGATCTTCAGGAAGTGACAGTCAAACTGCATGTCAAAACCCTGACCCGTAAGATGAATGCCAAAAACCGGACCCATGCGGCCATGCTGGCACGGGACATGGCACTCCTCGCCGGCTGA